A window of Aurantibacillus circumpalustris genomic DNA:
AACTTTTGAGCAAATTCGAATTTGAGTTTTCAGCTAAACCATCTGGCTTCATTTCATCCCAAGGGTTAGAGTATGTTACAAGTTTCCGAGAAAAATTAATCCCTGCACAGCTGTACCAGTGTTGGTTTACAGTTTTTTGAGAATAAGGACTACTATTTGAAACGGTAATTGGTAATTTAACATTAACCACCGCGTTTGTTTTAGAAACTAATTTAAATTTTGGTGAAATGAAATGATACATCGCGTGATTTGCAACATCCCCTTGAGCATTTTCGGTCAAGTCAATTCTACTACCACTTAAATCATGATTTTCAACATCGTATAAACGAGCTTTAACATTTGGTAAATTATTCCATTTTTTCTGCAAGTCAGTATAAGCCGTATCAGAATCTGCCCAAGTGAATAATAAATATTTTCCATCAGGTGTTCTACTCATTTGTAAACGCGCGTCTACTCTTACTTTATTATTCGATGAACTTGGATCTGCATCCCAAGGATTATCTTGGTAACCTGGATCTGATGTTCTTGCTCCTGGCCCCTCTGTTGACATAGAGTCAATTAACATTTTTGACCAACTATTAGTATTCGCACCATCATAAATAAAATCTGCTAAATAAGGCATTGCACCTGGCTTATGAGGCCATAAGTAGTTTTCGGTAGACCATCTGCTAACAAAATTCATCGAATCTGTATGATTACTAGCTTGACCTGCAAGGGATGAGAAAATGTGCAATCTGTTTCTAGAGTCTACCGTGCAGTCAATTCCTTCAAACCAAAGAAAGTTAGGAACTACTAGGGTGCTGTCGCTTGCAACAGCCCATAATTTATTTTTAACAACCATAGCACTTGCAGCATTAAAATTAATTCCGTTTTCCAAAGACCAAGTGCCGCCGCTGTTTGTAGTTTTATACACTATAGGTTGATAACCTACATTAGATCCCGTTGCTCCAAATCTTGAACCTATTATGACAATATATCCCACATCTCCATATTCGTTCCACGCCATCATAGGTTGTGGCACCCAATTCGGTGTATTATCAACAGTAGAAGATGTTGTTGGAGGTGCAAATATTTTTCCTGCCCAGTCAAAAGCCATTAACGTGTTATTAAATGTTGCTGTCATCAGCATAACAGCGGTGTCTGATGTATTTGCATCGTTAGATATTCTGGCGAGTATCCGCATTTTCCCATCATCAGTAGCACTAAAATTATATGCAGCGAAATCGTGTCTGCTTGGCACTCCTGTTACAAAAGGAGGCACCGTTGGCATAACTTGTTGCGCGTTTGTTGCAATGCTAGGTGAATTGTTATAATTTGCCGTCCCCAGCCGTTTGCTTGCATACCAGTTTCCGATCCAAGTAACATTTCCAGGGCCAGTTGCAGGGCCTGCGCCAACAATATACGCATTGTTAATGTCAGTATTTCCTATTGGATTATAAATTGCACCATTTGGGTAACGTGCCCAGAAATTATCATTTGTGTATAAGGCCGTGCTATCCCAATTCGCGCCGCAATCGTTACTAATAAATGCCACTATTCCTCCTGTAGCTGCTGTTGGATCTGGCGTTGGCAAAAATGAATAAGTAGGGGACTTACGATGAATAAAACTAACCACATCAAGTTCATCGTTCCATTGTAATGGCTTACAGTAACTAACAATAGTTCCATAAATATTCATTGAAGAGCTAATTCGCTGCCAATTGGTTGAATTTGTTTTGGCATTATCTTGAATTGGTAAAGAAGTGGGCTTAATTGCGTCAGCGTTTTGTATTGCTGCAAGCCCTTCGTTGCTGTACATTGGCTGCAATAGTAGTTTAGTGTCGAACGAACCCGAAGGTCTTTGTTTTTTTCCATTTTGCGCTGTGGCACTGAGGATAAGGAAAAAAAAGGATGTAAAGAGTAGTTGCTTTTTCATGGGATTTATTTTAATATAAAATTACAAAGCATCTTATCCTTTTCAATTCAGTTCTTTATATCCTAACAGTTTTTAAATGTAAGTGGCAGTGGTTTTGATAATAATGGTTTTTATATCTTAAGTTACTGGCAATAAAAAAGGGTCGCCTCTGTTGCAGAGACGACCCTTTCAATAATTAAAAATTAATTATTCAATCACTAATTTTTTGGTTGTGCTAGCATTTTCAGCTTTGATGTTAACAAGGTAAATTCCACTTGCTAAACCGCTCAAATCTAAATTAACTGCGTTTGAACCAATTTGCCCTTGTGTTTCAATTGACTTAACAACTTGACCAATTGTATTTAATACGCTTACCTGTACTTTTGAAGTACTTAATAAACTAACTTTTACAGTAGCTGTGTTTTTAGCAGGGTTAGGAAAAATAGAACTATTGCTTAAAGCGTCTATGTTATCTTTATCCAAACCAACAGTTAACGTCACAGTAGTAAGGCGATCGAACTCCATACCTGCACAAGCATACCAGTGCGTGTTTGATGTTAGCTGTGAGTAAGGTGAACTATTAGACGTTGTAGTTGGTAATTCAATGTTTATTTTAGTCGCGGTTTCCGATACCAATTTAAACTTAGGAGAAATAAAGTGAAACATAGCGTGGTTGGCAACCTCTCCTTGTGCATTTTCAGTTAAATTAATTTCAGTTGGGCTCAACTGACTGTTTTGAGCATCGTATAAACGCGCTTTAATGTTTGGTAAATTATTCCATTTTCTCTGAAAATCAGTATAAGCTGTATCCGATTCTGCCCAGCTATATAACAAGTGTCTGCCGTCAGCACTGCGACTCATTTGAATACGGGCGTCAATTCTAACTTTTTGATTTGAAGCAGATGGATCGGCGTCCCAAGGATTATCTTGATAACCATTTGATGCAGTAGTTCCACCAGGGCCTTCAGTTGACATAGAGTCAATTAACATGTGTGACCAAGAACTTGTTCCATCATAAGTAAAATCCCATAAATAAGGATGAACGGCAGGACCATTTTGAACAATTGGCGCATGAGGCCATCTGTAACCTTCGGTTGTCCATTGACTTGTATAATTTAAAGAGTCAAGGTCTTCACTTGGGTGAGCTAAAATGGATGAGAACACATGTAATTTATTGTTCATATCAACTGCACAATCAATACCTTCAATCCAAGTAAAATTAGGAACTATTAGATTAGTGTTCGAACTAACTGACCATAATCTTGATTTTACATCATCAAATGCGCTTAAATTAAAATTGATTGAGCTTTCTAATGACCAAGTTGAACCACTGTTAGTGGTTTTGTATACGATTGGTTGGTAACCAACGTTTGAACCTGTTGCGCCCAATCTTGAACCAATAATTACAACGTAGCCTACTGTTCCTTGCTCGTTCCAAGCCATCATTGGACGTGAAATCCAATTTTCTGTTCCATCAGACTCAACTGTTGTTGGCGGATCAAATACTTTTCCTGCCCAATCAAATGTCATTGAAGTACCGTTGAATGTGCCAGTCATAAGCATTACTGCTGTGTCATTTGAAGCAACATCATCAGTAATTCCAGCCAAAACACGCATTTTTCCATCATCCGTAGCTGTAAAACCATAGGCTGTAAAATCATGTCTACTTGGTACTCCAGGTGCAAACGGCGGTGCTGTTGGCATTACCTGTTGTGCATTTGTTACAGTACTTGGAGCGTTATCGTAATTCACAGTTCCTAATTGTTTACTTGCGTACCAATTTCCAATCCAACCACCACCAGAACCAGTTGTAGGCCCAGCTCCAACAACATAAGCATTACTGATATCAGTATTGCTAGTTGGGTTGTATATTCCACCATTTGGATACCGCCCCCAGAAATTATCGTTTCCATATAATGCAGTGCTATCCCAAGTTGAACCGCAATCGGTGCTTACAAACGCAATTATTCCACCAGTTGCCGCTGTTGAGGCAGGAATTGGATTCATAACATAAGTTGAAGGCTTTCTGTGTATAAATGATACAGCGTCTAATTCATCATTCCATTGCAATGGTTTGCTGTATGGAATAACAACGCCATAAATATTCATAGAAGAGCTAATATTCTGCCAAGTTATTGCACTTGTTTTGGCGCTACTTCCTTTTACCGGCAACGATATAGGCTTTACAGCGTTTTCAATAGCTGTTGGAGCGACATTCTCACTGCTATACTTAACATTTGCCATCATTTTGGTGTTAATTAACCCTGTTCGCGTCACCTTGATGCCGCTTTGCGAAAAGGTACTTATTGCTGCTAATAAGACCGATCCTAGAAGTACGTGTTTTTTCATGTGTTTTTAATTTCTATTAATATTCAAAGGCTAATTTACGACATTTTATCTTCACAATTAAATTTAGAGATGACCACTTATAAAAAAAGCCAGTCCACTTATTGGACTGGCTCTCTATTTCATTCGTATATACTATTCAATCACTAGTTTTTTGGTTGTGCTAGCATTTTCAGCTTTGATGTTAACAAGGTAAATTCCACTTGCTAAACCGCTCAAATCTAAATTAACTGCGTTTGAACCAATTTGTCCTTGTGTTTCAATTGACTTAACAACTTGACCAATTGTATTTAATACGTTTACCTGTACTTTTGAATTACTTAATAAACTAACCTTTACCGTAGCTGTGTTTTTAGCAGGGTTAGGAAAAATAGAACTATTGCTTAAAGCATCAATGTTATTTTTACCTAATCCAACTATTGTAGTATCAGCAGGTCCGCTAGTAAGGCGGTTAAAAGTCATCCCTGCACAAGCATACCAATGTGTATTTTTAGTTAACTGTGCGTAAGGTGAACTATTAGAGATTGTAGTTGGTAACTCTATATTTATTGCAGTTGTTGTTTTTGATATCAATTTGAACTTAGGTGAAATAAAGTGATACATAGCATGGTTGGCAACCTCTCCTTGTGCATTTTCAGTTAAATCAATTTCAGTTGGGCTCAACTGACTGTTTTGAGCATCGTATAAACGCGCTTTAATGTTTGGTAAATTATTCCATTTTCTCTGAAAATCAGTATAAGCTGTATCCGATTCTGCCCAGCTATATAACAAGTGTCTGCCGTCAGCACTGCGACTCATTTGAATACGAGCGTCAATTCTAACTTTTTGATTTGAAGCAGATGGATCGGCGTCCCAAGGATTATCTTGATAACCATTTGATGCAGTAGTTCCACCAGGGCCTTCAGTCGACATGGAGTCAATTAACATGTGTGACCAAGAACTTGTTCCATCATAAGTAAAATCCCACAAATAAGGATGAACGGCAGGACCATTTTGAACAATTGGCGCATGAGGCCATCTGTAACCTTCTGTTGTCCATCCACTAGTATAATTTAAAGAATCAAGATCGTTACTGTAATGACCCAGAAGCGATGTAAAAACATGCAGCTTGTTGTTCATATCAACAGCACAATCAATTCCTTCTAACCAAATAAAATTTGGAACTATTAGGTTAGTATCTGAGGTAACCGACCATAATTTTGATTTTACATCATTAAATGCGCTAGAATTAAAATTAATTGAGCTTTCTAATGACCAAGTTGAACCGCTGTTAGTGGTTTTGTATACGATTGGTTGGTAACCAACGTTTGAACCTGTTGCGCCTAATCTTGAACCAATAATTACAACATAGCCTACTGTTCCTTGCTCGTTCCAAGCCATTATTGGACGTGAAATCCAATTTTCTGTTCCATCAGACTCAACTGTTGTTGGCGGATCAAATACTTTTCCTGCCCAATCAAATGTCATTGAAGTACCGTTGAATGTGCCAGTCATAAGCATTACTGCTGTGTCACCTCCAGCGACATCATCATTTATACCAGCTAAAACACGCATTTTCCCATCATCTGTAGCTGTAAAACCATAGGCAGAAAAGTCATGTCTACTTGGTACTCCTGGTGCAAACGGCGGTGTTGTTGGCATTACCTGTTGTGCATTTGTTACAGTACTTGGAGCGTTATCGTAATTCGCTGTCCCTAACTGTTTACTAGCGTACCAATTTCCAATCCATGTTACTGCACCCGGACCAGTTGTAGGGCCAGCACCAACAATATAAGCATTACTGATATCAGTGTTGCTAGTTGGATTATAAATAGCACCGCCTGGATAACGGCCCCAATAATTGTCGTTAGAATTTAAAGCTGTACTATCCCAATTATTTCCACAATCGGTGCTTATCATTGCGACCATTCCACCTGATGCCGCAGTTGACGCAGGAATTGGATTCATAACATATGAAGGAGTTTTCCTGTGTACAAATGATACGGCATCCAATTCGTCATTCCATTGCAATGGTTTGCAATAGCTGATTATTACGCCATAAATATTCATCGACCCAGTAAAATTTTGCCAAGTTATTGAACTTGTTTTAGCACCTGTGCGCACTGGAGTCGAAACCGGTTTAACAGGTGTAGTATTCATTACTGGATTAACAGACTCAACACCATACTTAATGTTTGCAAGTTCCTTGATATTCATTATCCCTGTACGGGTTACTTTGCTTTGTGAAAAGGCACTTATTGCTGCTAATAAGACCGATCCTAGAAGTACATGTTTTTTCATTATTTTTTGTTTTAAAGTAGTTTAAGTGAACTTATTACTATTAACCAAATCTATGAATTATTTTTTAATCTCACAATTTCTAAAAAGTATAATTAATGTGTCATTTAACGACAACTACTTTTTTAATTATTAAGATTAAAAACTTATATTTTAAAAACAGCCTGCTATCTTATAGATAACCTAAGGTCGGATTCTGAAAGCACATCCGTCTCTCAGAATAATTTGCGTCATTTATTTACAAGAACCCTTAAATTAAAGCAAAAGGGACTATCCAAATGGATAGTCCCTTTTAATAAATTGTGTTTGCTAATTATTTAGATTTGTTAACAGTACCAGCTAAATCAGAACCAGCTTTAAATTTTACTACTTTCTTAGCAGCAATTTTAATTTCTTTACCTGTTTGAGGATTACGTCCAGTACGAGCTGCGCGTTTAGCAACGGAAAAAGAACCGAAACCAACTAAACCAATACGGTCTCCTTTTTTTAAAGCTTTGTGAATAGCTTCAATTGTAGAATCTAAAGCGCGACCTGCGTCAGCTTTTGTTAATTTTGAACCAGATGCAATTGCATCAATTAATTCTGCTTTGTTCATTTTAAATTTAATTTTAGGGTTAAACAATTATTGTGTCACAAACATAATAGCTTAAAGCACGTTTGTCAAGTGCTAAGAAGCGAAAAACGTCCGTTTTGTTGATAAATTAGCGTTTTGTTAATAAATGCAGGCTGCATCTGGCCTATAACAAGGATTTGAAATACACTTCTATCGAAAATAAAATAATCTAACGGACTGACACTAATCTCAAAAAAAAATTGTGTCGTCCTCAATTTTAAATCCCCGTAAAAAATCCTGCACTTTCATTCTTTTTTTTCCTTGTAACTGAAGATCTGTGATTTCAATAAATCCTCGTTTGCAAAAAACTCTCATAAAAGTCTTATTGTCAGTTGCTAGAGAACCGTTAGCTTCATTATGAGTAAAATTTTCAAAAGTCGCATAAAATATTTTTACTAACTGTGGTGTTCCTGACCCTGTCCTTATCTCTGAATAAGCCGTAGGAAAAGGACTAAGGCCTCTTATAAGATTATAAATATTCACATTTGTATCGTTCCAATTTATTTTACAAGTTTCTTTAAATATTTTTGGTGCATGGCATACATCATGATCATCCTGTGCTATAAACTCCAATTCAACATTTTCATTAATGCTTGTTTGAATAGCTTTAACTGTTTTAACAACCAATGCAGCTCCTTTGATCATGAGAGTATCGTGTAAATCACCAGCTGTTGTTGTATTGGAAATTTCAACTTCTTCGTTAAATAAAATATTACCTGTGTCTATTTCTTGCTTTAGCTTGAAGGTAGTTACGCCAGTTTTATTTTCTCCATTTATAATAGCCCAATTAATTGGGGCTGCTCCTCTATATTTTGGCAGAAGAGACCCATGAAGATTGTAAGTTCCATGCTTCGGTAGATTCCAAACAATTTCAGGTAACATTCTAAACGCCACCACAATCTGAAGGTCGATGTTTAATTTCTCCAATTCTGAAATAAATGTTGGTGATTTTAATTTCTCTGGCTGAAGTAGTTTTAAGTTATTCTCAAGTGCGTATTTCTTAACTGCCGATTGATGCAACTGCTGACCTCTTCCTGCTGGTTTATCAGGCGCTGTTACAACCGCAACAACATTGTAATCATTCTTTAAGAGAGCTTCGAGACTTGCGACCGCAAATTCAGGAGTGCCCATAAATACTATACGCATAATATGTATTAATAAAAAAGCCGCTTCAATTATATGAAGCGGCTTTTAAAAAATTCTGAACAATTATTCAATAACAATTTTCTTAGTTACTCTCTCATTGTTTGATTCAACAGTAAGAAAATAAACACCTTTTGCTTTTCCAGCAAGGTTAATTGTTGTCACTTCCTGAGAGCTTTTATATGATTTATCTTCATATACTACAGAACCTAAAAGATTAGTTAACTTCACTTTGTAATTCTCGTTTGATGGAGGAACAACGATGTTTACTTGTTCGTGGGCAGGATTAGGGAAGATAATCAAATTTTCGCTAAGATTGGCTCCTTCATTAATTCCAGTACAAGGGCTAAGTGTTATTACTTTTGTAACACTTGTAACACCTGAAGGGTTTTTCACCTTCATAGTAACAGTATATGTACTAATTGTGCCGCTTATTGTAACCTTGGTTAAATTTGCTGAGTAATATCCTGGCAATGGACTAACACCTGAAGCAGGAGAAAAGCTCCAAGTATATGTAAAGCTGCTACCTGTTGCACCTGAAGGATTACTAACTGAACTACTTGTTGCAAATGTTTTAATAGGAGCACAAAGAACCTCTGGCATATCGAAATCAGCAATTGGAAGACAAGGAATAACACTTACGGTTTGAGTTGTCTGAGTAGTTCCAGAAGGATTTGACACGAATAAAGTAACTGAGTATATACCTGGGCTTCCAATTTGAATATCAGGAGTTAAACCTGAAGCAGGGGTTAATGTTACATTATTAGAAGGAGAAACAGACCATAAATACCCTGGAGCAGGAGCGCCAGTACTAGTATTTCCTGGGCTGAAAGAGAAACCTGTGCAAGCAGAAGTAGGTAATGTAAACGTTGCAACAGGCGCTGTACATGCTGTTACATTTACTACCCAAGTCGTAATATTTGAACCAACTGTATTTGTTGCAGTAAGAATAACACTGTAAGTACCAGCAGTATTAAAAGTAATAGTTGGAGCTGAAGCAGTTGGACTTGATAAAGTAGCCCCAGCAGGTAAAACTGACCAACTGTAACTTAAAGCTGGAGATCCGATTGATGTATTTACTGGAATAACAGTTGATGTACCTGATAAACAAAGTGTAGCTGGTAAAGCGAAAGCAGCAGAAGGAGAAACCGTGCCGCTTAATGCACCTGAAAACTTCCAAATATCTGTTATTGGTGTAGGGTTTTGCGGAACATCTAATCCTCCAGCCCAGCCAGTAGTACCATTTACGAAATCACCTGTAATATATGCTATTCCAGTGCTACCAAAGTCTGTCCAAGACAATCCATTGTCATTTGAATAAGATATAAATCCTGTTGTACTATTAGCATTGAAAGAAACTAAATTTCCTGTTCCTGGTACAGGAACAACATCAGTTGGACCCAAATTAGCTGAAAGCGGGGAAATTTGTGCCCAATTTTGGCCACCGTCGTAAGTGTTCCATAATTCAAGAGTAGCCCCCGAATTTACCATGTAAACAACCCCATTTAAAGGACTTGAAAAAGCAATTTCAGTAATCGTATTTGTTACCGGTCCAATACCTGTAACACTATAAGATATTCCAGCGTCTACTGAATGAAAAATTCTATTGCTATTTGTTCCAAACCAAAGGTTTGATGAACCAACTTTAGCGTATAAATTTACAATTGCAAATTCTCCCGAGTTTGGATTAGGAATATTTGCCCCTGGAGTCATTGCCCATGTTAAACCACCATCAGTAGTTCTCCAAAGTTCAAATTCTCCATTAACAGGATCGCCATTTGCTATACCTACTGAAGGCGTCAAAAAAGTTACCCAATTGGCGAAAGCTGCAGTGTTTGTAAACATACCAGGCGCACTCATATTTACCCAATTTGCTCCTCCATTAATGGTTCTATGAATAGCACCCATTCCCTGAACACCCTTCATATAGGCGCTAACCCAAGCTGTATTTGCATCTATTCCCTCTAAATTAGCAATAATAAAAGTATTGGTATCGCTGTATACGTTACCACCTGCAAACAAAGCGCCACCATTGATACTGCGTGAATACCAGTTATAATTTCTACTAAATCCAGTATTTCCATAATCCTTACCGATAACCCAAATGACATTTGCGTCAACAGCATCCATGAATTTAACTCCCGAATTTAATACAGAAGTTGGAAATATAGCGTTCTGGTTTGTTGACCAGGCTGCCGCAGGCACCTGCGCAAACGTAGTACTCAGGGTTAGGGCTGCAAAAATTGACAGTAGTTGTTTTTTCATTTCTTTCTAAATTTATTTTTAATTTGATAAAAATACTGAATTTTATTTACACTTATTTAAAAAATACGGTTTTAACAGTAATTTGCCTTTTATCTGGTTCGTTCTATTTTTTATGTGGTTAAAAAATTAGTTTGTTCAATTCGACATATTAGCTTAACTAAGATATTCGTTGAAAAAATTTCGGATTGTTCATATTTTAAAAATAAGCTACATTTGCAAAAAATTTTTAATGATTACTACAGATCTAATTATTGTTGGTGCAGGGCCGGTTGGATTATTTGCGATTTTTGAAGCAGGTCTTTTAAAAATGCGCTGCCATTTAATTGATTACCTCCCTCAAATTGGAGGGCAGCTATCTGAAATCTATCCAAAAAAACCTATTTACGATATTCCAGGATACCCATCAGTATTAGCTCAAGAACTGATTGATAATTTATTAAAACAAGCCGAACCATTTAAGCCAAGTTTTACTTTAGGAGAAAGAATTGAATCTCTTGAAAAAAGAGGCGATAGAGATTTCTTAATTACAACCAACATGGGCACACAAGTTGAAGCAAAGGCAGTTGTAATTGCCGGCGGACTTGGTTGCTTTGAGCCACGTAAACCAGAAATTACTGATCTCGAAAAATTTGAAAATGGGAAAGGAGTGAATTATATGATTTTAGATCCTGAAAAATACAGGGATCAAAAGATGGTGATTGCAGGCGGTGGAGATAGCGCTTTAGACTGGACTATTTTTTTAAGTGATGTTTGCAGTGAACTAACGCTTGTGCATAGAAGTGAAAGTTTCCGAGGTGCGCCAGATAGCGTTAACAAGGTAATGGATTTGGCAGAAAAGGGAAAAATAAAATTACTTTTAAATACAACAATAGGCTCCATTTCGGGAGAAGGGAAACTTGAAAAAGTTGAAACGCTTAACACCAAAACTCAGGAGAAAAACAGTATCATGGCTGATCACCTTATTCCATTATTTGGATTGAGTCCTAAATTAGGACCTATCGAAAATTGGGGTTTAAATCTTGATAAAAATGCCATAGAAGTTAATACCGATGATTATAGCACAAACGTTGAAGGCGTTTACGCAATAGGAGATATTAATACTTATAAAAATAAATTGAAATTAATTTTGTGTGGTTTTCACGAAGCGGCCTTAATGAGTCACAGTGCTTATAAGTATATTAACCCAGGTGTAAAATACACTATGAAATATACAACTGTGCAAGGGGTAAATGAATTTTAACTATCTAGAAAACTTGATGTAAGTCTTCGGTTATTTCTCTCTGTAGTACCTTTTTGCATTTAAATTTCTTTTCAAAGTAGTCAGCAAGATACTCCTGCTCTGTTTGTCCAGGTGTTGGTATCAAAATAATATTTTTCTTATTCAACAAGTATAAATCCATCAAAGTGCTATAGCCACTTCGGCATATAACGGTTTCTGAATTGACGATTAAGCTCTGTAATTTTTCTCCGAAACAAAAATTAATAAGTCTGATGTTCGTGCTTTTATTCGTTATTTTCGAA
This region includes:
- a CDS encoding T9SS type A sorting domain-containing protein yields the protein MKKQLLFTSFFFLILSATAQNGKKQRPSGSFDTKLLLQPMYSNEGLAAIQNADAIKPTSLPIQDNAKTNSTNWQRISSSMNIYGTIVSYCKPLQWNDELDVVSFIHRKSPTYSFLPTPDPTAATGGIVAFISNDCGANWDSTALYTNDNFWARYPNGAIYNPIGNTDINNAYIVGAGPATGPGNVTWIGNWYASKRLGTANYNNSPSIATNAQQVMPTVPPFVTGVPSRHDFAAYNFSATDDGKMRILARISNDANTSDTAVMLMTATFNNTLMAFDWAGKIFAPPTTSSTVDNTPNWVPQPMMAWNEYGDVGYIVIIGSRFGATGSNVGYQPIVYKTTNSGGTWSLENGINFNAASAMVVKNKLWAVASDSTLVVPNFLWFEGIDCTVDSRNRLHIFSSLAGQASNHTDSMNFVSRWSTENYLWPHKPGAMPYLADFIYDGANTNSWSKMLIDSMSTEGPGARTSDPGYQDNPWDADPSSSNNKVRVDARLQMSRTPDGKYLLFTWADSDTAYTDLQKKWNNLPNVKARLYDVENHDLSGSRIDLTENAQGDVANHAMYHFISPKFKLVSKTNAVVNVKLPITVSNSSPYSQKTVNQHWYSCAGINFSRKLVTYSNPWDEMKPDGLAENSNSNLLKSYLYPNPASNKFFLRLGSPTNTGIEITVVNLVGELVRSSQAEVKSGNNIISFDIQNLPSGIYLVSLKMGASLATKKLIVE
- a CDS encoding T9SS type A sorting domain-containing protein encodes the protein MKKHVLLGSVLLAAISTFSQSGIKVTRTGLINTKMMANVKYSSENVAPTAIENAVKPISLPVKGSSAKTSAITWQNISSSMNIYGVVIPYSKPLQWNDELDAVSFIHRKPSTYVMNPIPASTAATGGIIAFVSTDCGSTWDSTALYGNDNFWGRYPNGGIYNPTSNTDISNAYVVGAGPTTGSGGGWIGNWYASKQLGTVNYDNAPSTVTNAQQVMPTAPPFAPGVPSRHDFTAYGFTATDDGKMRVLAGITDDVASNDTAVMLMTGTFNGTSMTFDWAGKVFDPPTTVESDGTENWISRPMMAWNEQGTVGYVVIIGSRLGATGSNVGYQPIVYKTTNSGSTWSLESSINFNLSAFDDVKSRLWSVSSNTNLIVPNFTWIEGIDCAVDMNNKLHVFSSILAHPSEDLDSLNYTSQWTTEGYRWPHAPIVQNGPAVHPYLWDFTYDGTSSWSHMLIDSMSTEGPGGTTASNGYQDNPWDADPSASNQKVRIDARIQMSRSADGRHLLYSWAESDTAYTDFQRKWNNLPNIKARLYDAQNSQLSPTEINLTENAQGEVANHAMFHFISPKFKLVSETATKINIELPTTTSNSSPYSQLTSNTHWYACAGMEFDRLTTVTLTVGLDKDNIDALSNSSIFPNPAKNTATVKVSLLSTSKVQVSVLNTIGQVVKSIETQGQIGSNAVNLDLSGLASGIYLVNIKAENASTTKKLVIE
- a CDS encoding T9SS type A sorting domain-containing protein; the protein is MKKHVLLGSVLLAAISAFSQSKVTRTGIMNIKELANIKYGVESVNPVMNTTPVKPVSTPVRTGAKTSSITWQNFTGSMNIYGVIISYCKPLQWNDELDAVSFVHRKTPSYVMNPIPASTAASGGMVAMISTDCGNNWDSTALNSNDNYWGRYPGGAIYNPTSNTDISNAYIVGAGPTTGPGAVTWIGNWYASKQLGTANYDNAPSTVTNAQQVMPTTPPFAPGVPSRHDFSAYGFTATDDGKMRVLAGINDDVAGGDTAVMLMTGTFNGTSMTFDWAGKVFDPPTTVESDGTENWISRPIMAWNEQGTVGYVVIIGSRLGATGSNVGYQPIVYKTTNSGSTWSLESSINFNSSAFNDVKSKLWSVTSDTNLIVPNFIWLEGIDCAVDMNNKLHVFTSLLGHYSNDLDSLNYTSGWTTEGYRWPHAPIVQNGPAVHPYLWDFTYDGTSSWSHMLIDSMSTEGPGGTTASNGYQDNPWDADPSASNQKVRIDARIQMSRSADGRHLLYSWAESDTAYTDFQRKWNNLPNIKARLYDAQNSQLSPTEIDLTENAQGEVANHAMYHFISPKFKLISKTTTAINIELPTTISNSSPYAQLTKNTHWYACAGMTFNRLTSGPADTTIVGLGKNNIDALSNSSIFPNPAKNTATVKVSLLSNSKVQVNVLNTIGQVVKSIETQGQIGSNAVNLDLSGLASGIYLVNIKAENASTTKKLVIE
- a CDS encoding HU family DNA-binding protein codes for the protein MNKAELIDAIASGSKLTKADAGRALDSTIEAIHKALKKGDRIGLVGFGSFSVAKRAARTGRNPQTGKEIKIAAKKVVKFKAGSDLAGTVNKSK
- the fmt gene encoding methionyl-tRNA formyltransferase, giving the protein MRIVFMGTPEFAVASLEALLKNDYNVVAVVTAPDKPAGRGQQLHQSAVKKYALENNLKLLQPEKLKSPTFISELEKLNIDLQIVVAFRMLPEIVWNLPKHGTYNLHGSLLPKYRGAAPINWAIINGENKTGVTTFKLKQEIDTGNILFNEEVEISNTTTAGDLHDTLMIKGAALVVKTVKAIQTSINENVELEFIAQDDHDVCHAPKIFKETCKINWNDTNVNIYNLIRGLSPFPTAYSEIRTGSGTPQLVKIFYATFENFTHNEANGSLATDNKTFMRVFCKRGFIEITDLQLQGKKRMKVQDFLRGFKIEDDTIFF
- a CDS encoding T9SS type A sorting domain-containing protein, with product MKKQLLSIFAALTLSTTFAQVPAAAWSTNQNAIFPTSVLNSGVKFMDAVDANVIWVIGKDYGNTGFSRNYNWYSRSINGGALFAGGNVYSDTNTFIIANLEGIDANTAWVSAYMKGVQGMGAIHRTINGGANWVNMSAPGMFTNTAAFANWVTFLTPSVGIANGDPVNGEFELWRTTDGGLTWAMTPGANIPNPNSGEFAIVNLYAKVGSSNLWFGTNSNRIFHSVDAGISYSVTGIGPVTNTITEIAFSSPLNGVVYMVNSGATLELWNTYDGGQNWAQISPLSANLGPTDVVPVPGTGNLVSFNANSTTGFISYSNDNGLSWTDFGSTGIAYITGDFVNGTTGWAGGLDVPQNPTPITDIWKFSGALSGTVSPSAAFALPATLCLSGTSTVIPVNTSIGSPALSYSWSVLPAGATLSSPTASAPTITFNTAGTYSVILTATNTVGSNITTWVVNVTACTAPVATFTLPTSACTGFSFSPGNTSTGAPAPGYLWSVSPSNNVTLTPASGLTPDIQIGSPGIYSVTLFVSNPSGTTQTTQTVSVIPCLPIADFDMPEVLCAPIKTFATSSSVSNPSGATGSSFTYTWSFSPASGVSPLPGYYSANLTKVTISGTISTYTVTMKVKNPSGVTSVTKVITLSPCTGINEGANLSENLIIFPNPAHEQVNIVVPPSNENYKVKLTNLLGSVVYEDKSYKSSQEVTTINLAGKAKGVYFLTVESNNERVTKKIVIE